One Echinicola strongylocentroti DNA window includes the following coding sequences:
- a CDS encoding gliding motility-associated C-terminal domain-containing protein — translation MKPRICSYCFFLCIFLLPIISAHAQLTTVGKEFWVGFMDNNTDGQNGRAVIVISANETAQGTIDMSAISDGLTYSFDLQKGESYTMRIPEYDLDLLHRDSGQKENKGIFISSTGKVSVFAFNERFKSADGTVVLPKRTLGKDYLVTSHYEITPNTTPGVEMNINDESTLLVVGVEDNTKVEITPSVGTVDGKPGGISFDILLDAGESYQLKAKGDLTGSRVRVRDSQSTDCKNIAVFGGNKWTGVGECGSAPDHLFQQMYPLSTWGKEYTHIPLKTRSSGELVKVLAAEDGTEISVNGQVEGVIDAGEWIPMDVGADEVATIRGSKDISVTAFSKSRNCNTSGDPFYALGDPFMMALNPSERLLEDVTFESMDIVQITHHFLNVTVKTSVVGDTRLDGQSIAGEFQHVPGNSDYSYARISVSGGVHRLTNPAGFIAYAYGFGDLESYGYAVGANLENLAFSTDTHYDFEVIGENVTCLNEEFTWEIVPDNPAFDYFTWNIEGSDAAKSGEAIQHTFESPGIYQVTIYASDGPTTCDHVEEVRFEVEVIATSAALEGVDFVCEGMEPITYEASQMENIDHFEWEVEGGELIASEGNTATVRWDLVAENAAISLLPFTAEGCPGLAITKAVTVWDPEMPPAPDGPAEICFDAPSTSHYQVTDTEEKHQYQWHTEGGDIISSNNGEEVEVKWNASATNRKIWYEAFHEEVTQCRVVSEVLEVEMLAAISVVETIQDVSCHGGSTGEISVEVTGGRGPYSYSWRHDDALDSPVAEGLEPGNYQVTITDALGCQLVYDDLPVGEPDQLRAEVTSNPGTSCYESADAEVTIKAIGGMPPYRIDRENAMVAGDEIRLESLEAGKYDFTIFDSNDCHTNMEVEVSKPSPLKVEVEVLRRSCPGESGGELLAVPTGGTSPYLFTWDYGANTNAELTGVPKGEYTVTVQDDRGCIGFGSASLHEVPPEVRMPTGYDPSGEGVNRIYRPVSSCPVEFTLKIYNRWGELIYSGSQGWDGSVDGEMPANDAYTYFLEYYYTINGNQISRQKRGMFTVVK, via the coding sequence ATGAAACCGAGAATTTGTTCTTATTGCTTTTTTCTGTGCATATTCCTGTTGCCGATCATTTCTGCCCATGCGCAACTCACCACTGTAGGGAAAGAATTTTGGGTGGGATTTATGGACAATAATACTGATGGTCAAAACGGTAGGGCTGTAATCGTTATCTCTGCCAATGAGACTGCCCAAGGCACGATCGATATGAGTGCCATTTCGGACGGCCTTACTTATTCTTTTGATTTGCAGAAGGGGGAAAGCTACACCATGCGGATACCGGAGTATGACTTGGATTTGTTACACCGAGACTCTGGCCAGAAAGAAAACAAAGGGATTTTCATTAGTTCTACGGGAAAGGTTTCAGTGTTTGCATTTAATGAGCGGTTTAAAAGCGCAGATGGAACGGTGGTGCTTCCAAAGAGAACCTTGGGAAAAGATTACCTTGTTACATCCCATTACGAAATCACGCCCAATACCACCCCGGGAGTCGAGATGAATATCAATGACGAAAGCACGCTTTTGGTGGTAGGAGTAGAGGATAATACCAAAGTGGAAATCACCCCTTCGGTGGGCACAGTAGATGGAAAACCTGGGGGCATCTCCTTTGATATTTTGCTAGATGCAGGGGAGAGTTATCAGCTAAAAGCCAAAGGAGACTTGACAGGAAGCCGGGTAAGGGTCCGGGATTCGCAGTCTACGGATTGCAAAAACATTGCTGTTTTTGGAGGAAATAAGTGGACTGGCGTAGGTGAATGCGGCTCTGCTCCTGACCATCTCTTCCAGCAGATGTATCCATTGAGTACTTGGGGAAAGGAATACACCCATATTCCGCTCAAGACCCGCTCATCGGGTGAACTGGTAAAGGTGCTGGCCGCAGAAGATGGGACGGAAATTTCTGTAAATGGCCAGGTAGAGGGAGTGATCGATGCCGGGGAGTGGATCCCAATGGATGTTGGGGCAGATGAGGTGGCGACCATTCGTGGTTCCAAGGATATTTCGGTGACGGCATTTTCTAAAAGTAGAAACTGCAATACATCAGGCGATCCTTTTTATGCTTTAGGTGATCCATTTATGATGGCATTAAATCCCTCGGAACGTCTCTTGGAAGATGTGACGTTTGAGTCTATGGATATCGTCCAGATCACGCACCATTTTCTTAATGTCACAGTAAAAACCTCCGTTGTCGGTGATACGAGACTGGATGGACAATCCATTGCCGGGGAATTTCAGCACGTGCCCGGAAATAGTGACTATTCTTATGCAAGGATTAGCGTCTCGGGAGGAGTACATCGCTTGACCAATCCCGCTGGATTTATCGCTTATGCTTATGGATTTGGGGATTTGGAGTCCTATGGATATGCGGTGGGTGCCAACCTGGAAAATTTAGCCTTTTCTACTGACACGCATTACGATTTTGAAGTGATAGGAGAGAATGTAACTTGTCTCAATGAAGAGTTTACTTGGGAGATTGTCCCCGATAATCCAGCTTTTGATTATTTTACCTGGAATATAGAAGGCTCGGATGCCGCAAAGTCCGGGGAAGCAATACAGCACACTTTTGAATCGCCAGGGATCTATCAGGTGACCATTTATGCCTCGGATGGTCCGACTACTTGCGACCATGTTGAAGAGGTTCGTTTTGAGGTAGAAGTCATAGCGACCAGTGCGGCGCTAGAAGGAGTGGATTTTGTATGCGAAGGAATGGAGCCTATTACTTATGAAGCGTCACAAATGGAGAATATTGACCATTTCGAATGGGAGGTGGAAGGGGGAGAACTGATTGCGTCAGAAGGGAATACCGCTACCGTACGTTGGGATCTTGTAGCCGAGAACGCCGCTATTTCGCTGTTGCCTTTTACTGCAGAAGGATGTCCAGGTCTTGCGATCACAAAAGCAGTGACCGTGTGGGATCCGGAGATGCCACCTGCGCCGGATGGACCTGCAGAAATATGCTTTGATGCCCCATCTACGTCCCATTATCAAGTGACGGATACGGAGGAAAAACACCAGTACCAATGGCATACAGAAGGTGGCGACATCATTTCCTCCAATAATGGGGAAGAAGTGGAAGTAAAGTGGAACGCTTCTGCGACCAACAGGAAAATTTGGTATGAGGCCTTTCATGAAGAGGTTACACAGTGCAGGGTAGTTTCTGAAGTGTTGGAAGTTGAAATGCTAGCGGCCATTTCAGTGGTAGAGACTATTCAGGATGTCAGCTGTCATGGAGGGAGCACAGGTGAAATAAGCGTAGAAGTAACTGGCGGGAGAGGGCCTTATTCCTATTCATGGCGTCATGATGATGCATTGGACAGTCCTGTAGCAGAAGGACTGGAACCGGGAAACTATCAGGTGACCATCACCGATGCGCTGGGGTGCCAGCTCGTTTATGATGATTTACCGGTGGGAGAGCCAGACCAGCTAAGGGCTGAGGTGACGTCAAACCCAGGGACAAGCTGCTATGAATCGGCAGATGCCGAAGTGACGATCAAGGCAATTGGAGGTATGCCGCCTTATCGAATTGACCGTGAAAATGCCATGGTTGCCGGTGATGAAATACGGCTGGAATCATTGGAGGCGGGAAAATATGATTTCACTATTTTCGATAGCAACGATTGCCACACCAACATGGAAGTCGAGGTGTCAAAGCCATCGCCGTTAAAAGTGGAAGTAGAAGTGCTTCGAAGGAGCTGTCCGGGAGAATCAGGAGGAGAGTTGCTTGCTGTGCCTACAGGAGGGACAAGTCCCTATCTGTTTACCTGGGACTATGGTGCAAATACCAATGCAGAGCTCACGGGAGTTCCTAAAGGAGAGTACACCGTTACCGTCCAAGACGATCGAGGCTGTATTGGATTTGGTAGTGCGTCGCTCCATGAAGTGCCGCCAGAGGTAAGAATGCCCACGGGCTATGACCCAAGCGGCGAGGGAGTCAATAGAATTTATCGGCCTGTTTCCAGCTGTCCAGTCGAATTTACATTAAAAATATACAACCGCTGGGGAGAGCTGATTTATTCCGGATCCCAAGGGTGGGACGGGAGTGTAGATGGAGAAATGCCTGCCAATGATGCCTATACCTATTTTTTGGAATATTATTATACTATCAATGGGAATCAAATTAGCCGCCAAAAGCGAGGGATGTTCACTGTAGTAAAATGA
- a CDS encoding Bcr/CflA family multidrug efflux MFS transporter: protein MSKKQYFVVILILGALSTISPFSIDMYLPGFPSIAKNLGTSIANVQLSLTSYLVGIAIGQLFYGPLLDRFGRKKPLYIGLLIYVLASVACALSNTVENLILMRFVQAIGGCAGMVAAQAMVRDIFPVNKTAQAMALLMLVIAVSPMIAPTVGGFVTAHYDWHTVFMILAGITVMIIIAAYFLLPDGAQPDQEVSLKPKQVVKKYVEVTKNRQFLVYMLVGGVAGAAPFAYISGSADVFMNIYGVTEQQYGWIFALLAFSMIGSTQLNHILLKKFTSQQIIKVALTYQTIIGFVLILGVWNGWLNVYTLIGMMFVFLTGHGLANPNAAALTLAPFSRNAGSAAALMGSVRMAMGGLVSGAVSIFHNGTASPMVILMTFCSVGGLLTLVIDTNQKRVEKKRKAVEEEKQHSMAV from the coding sequence ATGAGCAAGAAGCAGTATTTTGTAGTTATTTTGATTTTGGGTGCCTTGAGTACCATCAGCCCATTTTCCATTGACATGTATCTTCCTGGATTTCCTTCCATAGCGAAAAATCTGGGGACGAGCATTGCCAATGTACAGCTTTCGCTCACCAGTTATTTGGTTGGTATCGCCATCGGTCAGCTATTTTATGGCCCTTTACTGGATCGATTTGGAAGGAAAAAGCCACTTTATATTGGTTTATTGATCTATGTACTCGCTTCAGTGGCCTGTGCCCTGAGCAACACGGTAGAAAACCTGATCTTGATGCGCTTTGTCCAAGCCATTGGCGGATGTGCCGGAATGGTAGCAGCCCAAGCAATGGTAAGGGACATTTTCCCGGTCAATAAAACCGCACAGGCAATGGCGCTATTGATGCTGGTCATCGCCGTATCACCGATGATCGCCCCTACTGTTGGGGGATTTGTAACGGCCCATTACGATTGGCACACTGTTTTTATGATTTTGGCAGGTATTACCGTCATGATCATAATTGCTGCTTATTTCCTCCTTCCTGATGGGGCACAACCTGATCAAGAAGTATCACTAAAGCCGAAGCAGGTAGTCAAAAAATACGTAGAAGTAACTAAAAACCGCCAGTTTTTGGTTTATATGCTAGTAGGTGGCGTGGCAGGCGCAGCACCATTTGCTTACATCTCAGGATCCGCAGATGTATTTATGAACATCTATGGAGTGACCGAACAGCAATATGGGTGGATCTTTGCGCTATTGGCCTTTTCTATGATTGGTTCTACACAGCTGAACCATATCCTGCTAAAGAAATTCACCAGTCAACAGATCATTAAGGTGGCATTGACTTATCAGACCATCATTGGTTTTGTGTTGATATTGGGTGTTTGGAATGGATGGTTAAACGTGTATACGCTGATTGGAATGATGTTTGTTTTTCTTACCGGCCATGGGTTGGCCAATCCCAACGCGGCGGCATTGACCTTGGCACCCTTCAGCAGGAATGCCGGAAGTGCGGCTGCCTTGATGGGCAGTGTACGAATGGCTATGGGCGGTTTAGTTTCAGGAGCAGTCAGCATCTTCCACAATGGCACCGCTAGCCCCATGGTCATCCTGATGACCTTCTGTTCGGTAGGTGGACTATTGACATTGGTCATTGATACCAATCAAAAAAGAGTAGAAAAAAAGCGTAAAGCCGTGGAGGAAGAAAAACAACACTCCATGGCCGTATAA
- a CDS encoding ABC-F family ATP-binding cassette domain-containing protein gives MISVDNLSLKFGKRTLFDEVSLKFTPGNCYGVIGANGAGKSTFLKILSGDQDSTTGSVNITPGQRMAVLKQNHFEFDEMEVLKTVIMGHKKLYSIMEEKDAIYMKPDFSEEDGLRASELEADFAEMDGWNAESDAAAMLSGLGISEDLHHALMKDLAGNQKVRVLLAQALFGNPDILILDEPTNDLDADTINWLEDFLVNFKNLVIVVSHDRHFLDAVSTHIVDIDFSKIKIYSGNYTFWYESSQLAAKQKTDQNKKAEEKRKELQQFIERFSANVAKSKQATARKKMLEKLNVEDIQPSTRKYPGIIFKPEREAGDQIFMTEELELKDEGTTYFTDVNLMVDKGDKIAFISKTKQAVNKFFQTIMEEIPTQKGEFKWGVTINKAYLPNDNSEHFKTNLNLIDWLRQYSSNQEEAYVRTFLGRMLFTGEETLKSATVLSGGEKVRCMISKMMLQNPNLLVMDEPTNHLDLESITAFNNAIIEFNGTVLLSSYDHAFVQSTANRIVEFTPNGTIDRRMSYDNYLESDEIKALRESMYKKG, from the coding sequence ATGATTTCAGTAGATAATCTCTCTTTAAAGTTCGGAAAACGAACCCTTTTTGATGAAGTAAGCTTAAAGTTCACCCCAGGCAATTGCTATGGTGTGATCGGTGCCAATGGGGCTGGTAAATCCACCTTCCTCAAGATCCTTTCTGGGGATCAGGACAGCACCACCGGAAGTGTCAACATCACCCCTGGCCAGCGAATGGCGGTATTGAAGCAAAACCACTTTGAGTTTGACGAGATGGAAGTGCTCAAGACGGTGATCATGGGCCATAAAAAGCTGTACTCCATCATGGAGGAAAAAGACGCCATCTACATGAAACCTGATTTTTCGGAAGAAGACGGCCTCCGCGCATCGGAACTGGAAGCTGACTTTGCTGAAATGGACGGGTGGAACGCTGAGTCGGACGCTGCTGCTATGCTTTCTGGTTTGGGGATTTCTGAAGACCTTCACCACGCCCTGATGAAAGACCTCGCTGGTAACCAAAAAGTAAGGGTCTTGCTCGCCCAAGCCTTGTTCGGTAACCCAGACATCCTTATTCTCGATGAGCCTACCAACGACCTGGATGCCGACACGATCAACTGGCTGGAGGACTTCTTGGTAAACTTCAAGAACCTCGTGATCGTCGTATCCCACGACAGGCACTTCTTGGATGCGGTATCCACGCATATTGTGGACATTGACTTTAGCAAAATCAAGATCTACAGCGGTAACTATACCTTCTGGTACGAATCTTCCCAGCTGGCCGCTAAACAAAAGACGGATCAAAACAAAAAAGCGGAGGAAAAGCGAAAGGAACTGCAGCAGTTTATCGAGCGCTTTTCTGCCAACGTGGCCAAGTCCAAGCAGGCCACTGCCAGAAAGAAAATGCTCGAAAAACTCAATGTGGAAGACATCCAACCTTCTACGCGTAAATACCCCGGCATTATCTTCAAGCCTGAAAGGGAAGCTGGTGACCAGATTTTCATGACCGAAGAGCTCGAACTGAAAGACGAAGGAACCACCTACTTCACCGATGTCAACCTGATGGTGGACAAAGGGGACAAGATCGCCTTCATATCAAAAACCAAGCAAGCGGTCAATAAATTCTTCCAAACGATCATGGAAGAAATACCCACCCAAAAAGGAGAATTCAAATGGGGAGTGACCATCAACAAGGCCTACTTGCCCAATGACAACTCTGAACACTTCAAAACCAATCTTAACCTGATCGATTGGTTGCGGCAGTATTCTTCCAATCAGGAAGAAGCCTATGTGAGGACGTTTTTGGGAAGGATGCTTTTTACGGGTGAAGAAACCCTCAAGTCAGCAACCGTACTCTCTGGAGGTGAAAAAGTAAGGTGCATGATATCCAAAATGATGCTGCAAAACCCAAATCTGCTCGTCATGGACGAACCTACCAACCACTTGGACTTGGAATCCATCACGGCATTTAACAACGCCATCATTGAATTCAATGGCACGGTATTGCTATCCTCTTATGATCACGCTTTCGTCCAGTCCACCGCCAATAGGATCGTGGAATTCACCCCTAACGGCACCATTGACCGAAGGATGAGTTATGACAACTACCTCGAAAGTGACGAAATCAAAGCGCTTAGAGAAAGCATGTATAAAAAAGGGTGA
- a CDS encoding class I SAM-dependent rRNA methyltransferase, whose amino-acid sequence MTKYPKITLKKGKEISLKRRHHWVFSGAIANAASDLQNGQLVSVYSHRDEFLGTGHYQKGSITVRIISFEPREIDASFWQEKLHDAYQMRNNIGLTDSQHTNVYRLIHGEGDQLPGLIIDHYNGTAVIQAHSLGMYQHREEISRALQSVYGEKLKAVYDKSAETLKGQANIENQFLYGEPATNIVLENDCTYEIDWEKGQKTGFFIDQRENRKLLGKYSQGKKVLNTFCYSGGFSIAALEAGASEVHSVDISAKAIELTEKNLKLNSQFQGKHASKVADVVKYIREIEQDYDVIVLDPPAFAKNMKARHNAVQAYKRLNAEALKHIKPGGILFTFSCSQVVDKQLFAHTITAAAIEVGRNVRILQQLTQPADHPINAFHTETEYLKGLVLYVE is encoded by the coding sequence ATGACCAAGTATCCGAAAATCACCCTCAAAAAGGGTAAAGAGATCTCCTTAAAAAGGCGTCACCACTGGGTGTTTTCAGGCGCTATCGCCAATGCTGCTTCAGACCTCCAAAATGGCCAACTTGTAAGCGTGTACAGCCATCGCGATGAGTTTCTGGGAACCGGTCATTACCAAAAAGGATCCATCACGGTAAGAATAATCAGTTTTGAACCAAGGGAAATCGATGCTTCTTTTTGGCAAGAGAAACTCCACGATGCCTATCAGATGCGTAACAATATCGGACTGACCGATAGTCAACATACTAATGTCTACCGGCTGATCCACGGAGAAGGGGACCAACTCCCCGGATTGATCATTGACCATTATAATGGCACCGCTGTCATACAAGCCCACAGCCTAGGCATGTACCAGCATCGAGAGGAAATCTCCAGAGCCCTTCAGTCGGTTTACGGAGAAAAGCTGAAAGCCGTGTACGATAAAAGTGCGGAAACACTGAAAGGACAGGCCAATATCGAAAACCAGTTCCTCTACGGGGAGCCCGCTACCAATATTGTCTTGGAGAATGATTGTACGTATGAGATTGATTGGGAAAAGGGCCAAAAGACCGGTTTTTTCATTGACCAACGGGAAAACAGGAAACTTCTCGGGAAATATAGCCAAGGCAAAAAGGTGCTGAATACCTTTTGTTATTCCGGTGGTTTTTCCATCGCTGCACTGGAAGCAGGTGCCTCAGAAGTACATTCGGTGGACATTTCTGCCAAAGCCATCGAGCTGACCGAAAAGAACTTGAAGCTCAATTCCCAGTTTCAAGGAAAACATGCCTCCAAGGTGGCGGACGTGGTAAAGTATATTCGTGAAATAGAGCAGGATTATGACGTCATTGTGCTGGATCCTCCGGCATTTGCCAAGAACATGAAGGCGCGTCACAATGCCGTCCAAGCCTACAAAAGACTGAATGCAGAAGCACTCAAGCATATAAAGCCGGGCGGCATCCTCTTCACCTTTAGCTGCTCCCAGGTGGTGGACAAGCAGCTTTTTGCGCATACCATCACTGCTGCGGCCATCGAAGTAGGCAGAAACGTCCGCATCCTCCAGCAACTCACCCAGCCTGCCGATCACCCGATCAATGCATTCCATACAGAAACGGAATACCTGAAAGGGCTAGTGCTGTATGTAGAGTAG
- a CDS encoding formate/nitrite transporter family protein — MADKHDREEAKRQKSIDSELKKSKSLSNDGTKSHGEILKEQITEGLETYDKKSSSLLLSSLTAGLEIGFSYLLICAVYAYFSKFLGEDVSYKLTALVYPVGFIMVILGQSILFTEQTSLLTLPVLNKKRSVSSLLKIWGLVIAGNIIGGMLIASLLLWIGPRLGIFDMIVVEKIALHATDFSSLVIFSSAMLAGWLMGLLSWLLSSSRDTLSRIVIIFIITSMMAFTGLHHSIVGNVEVFAGLVSSPNITFGRYLNFQVFALFGNAVGGAVFVALLKYRAFVYNIDVK; from the coding sequence ATGGCAGATAAGCACGATAGAGAAGAAGCAAAAAGACAGAAGAGCATTGATTCTGAGCTAAAAAAATCCAAATCCCTTTCCAATGACGGCACGAAGTCTCATGGAGAAATTCTTAAAGAACAGATCACTGAAGGGCTGGAAACTTATGATAAAAAGTCTAGTAGTCTGCTGCTCAGTTCTTTGACTGCGGGGTTGGAGATAGGTTTTAGTTACTTATTGATTTGTGCTGTATACGCTTACTTTTCCAAATTCCTTGGTGAAGACGTCAGCTATAAGTTGACGGCATTGGTATATCCAGTGGGGTTTATCATGGTTATTCTTGGGCAGTCCATTCTTTTTACGGAACAGACTTCCTTGTTGACCTTGCCCGTGCTCAATAAAAAACGAAGTGTTTCCAGTTTGTTGAAAATATGGGGCTTGGTGATTGCCGGAAATATTATTGGTGGCATGCTGATCGCTTCGCTGTTATTGTGGATCGGGCCTCGGCTGGGCATATTTGACATGATAGTGGTGGAAAAAATAGCCCTTCATGCTACTGATTTTTCCAGTTTGGTGATCTTTAGCAGCGCCATGCTGGCGGGTTGGCTAATGGGGCTACTGTCTTGGCTTTTGTCTTCCTCTCGGGATACCTTGAGCAGGATTGTGATCATCTTTATCATTACCTCCATGATGGCCTTTACAGGTTTGCATCACAGTATTGTGGGAAATGTCGAGGTCTTCGCCGGGTTGGTAAGTTCTCCCAATATCACCTTTGGTAGGTACCTGAACTTCCAGGTTTTTGCATTATTTGGTAATGCAGTGGGGGGAGCCGTATTCGTGGCTTTGCTGAAGTACCGGGCTTTTGTGTATAATATCGACGTGAAGTGA
- a CDS encoding NADH-quinone oxidoreductase subunit B family protein: MANVLWLQGGACSGNTMSFLNAEEPTVVELITDFGLNILWHPTTGLQIGEQVQDLLKDIINGKVQMDILVYEGSLIQGPNGTGSMNYFADRPMKDWIKELSEVAGYVVAVGDCATWGGIPAVAPNPSESTGLQFHRKNKGGFLGSDYVSKGGLPVINIPGCPAHPDWITQILVAIAVGRIGDVQIDKYHRPKTFFTNFVQDGCTNVTNFAQKVDGNFGKRGGCLFYEVGCRGPMTRASCNNILWNRQSSKTRSNHPCLGCTEPGFPHNDLKKGSVFKTMKYLGVLPKEIPTGRTKLAYYIEAGFQKVLPKNQKIMETSK, from the coding sequence ATGGCGAATGTTTTATGGTTACAAGGAGGGGCATGTAGTGGAAACACCATGTCGTTTCTTAATGCGGAAGAACCCACCGTTGTTGAACTCATTACTGATTTTGGTCTTAATATACTTTGGCATCCCACTACGGGATTACAAATTGGAGAGCAGGTGCAAGACCTATTAAAAGATATTATCAACGGTAAAGTTCAAATGGACATCCTGGTCTATGAAGGCTCCTTAATTCAGGGGCCAAATGGAACAGGTTCGATGAACTATTTTGCTGACCGACCGATGAAAGATTGGATTAAAGAACTGTCGGAAGTTGCCGGTTATGTAGTAGCAGTAGGTGACTGCGCTACTTGGGGAGGGATTCCAGCCGTGGCTCCAAACCCTAGTGAATCCACGGGGTTGCAATTCCACAGAAAAAATAAAGGAGGCTTTTTAGGTTCCGATTATGTTTCAAAAGGAGGCCTACCTGTCATCAACATTCCCGGCTGTCCTGCACACCCAGACTGGATCACCCAAATCTTAGTAGCAATTGCGGTAGGACGCATAGGTGATGTGCAGATTGATAAATATCATAGACCGAAAACGTTCTTTACAAATTTTGTCCAAGATGGATGTACCAATGTCACCAACTTTGCCCAAAAAGTGGATGGCAACTTCGGGAAACGTGGCGGCTGCCTCTTTTATGAAGTGGGGTGTAGAGGACCAATGACTAGGGCAAGTTGCAATAATATATTATGGAACAGGCAATCAAGTAAAACCCGCTCTAATCACCCATGCTTAGGCTGTACCGAACCGGGATTCCCACATAACGATTTAAAAAAAGGTAGTGTATTTAAAACAATGAAATACTTAGGCGTATTGCCTAAAGAGATTCCTACTGGTAGAACAAAACTAGCCTATTATATAGAAGCAGGTTTCCAAAAAGTACTGCCCAAGAACCAAAAAATAATGGAAACTTCTAAATAA